One Pecten maximus chromosome 7, xPecMax1.1, whole genome shotgun sequence genomic window carries:
- the LOC117331433 gene encoding uncharacterized protein LOC117331433 — MALATYKEENLCCPICTEELKEPKSLPCCHGFCKECLHSYILSKTPVHEKRLSGFKCPVCRTFTAAPNQKSPLHQWANDFLTDFRFVSMLDTLPDDIRSPDSGSINCTCNQGHLAMFCQTHMQEICKTCASHTHRRCLVVSKNMVKTEFGKVLNKLHVLVQTLGKVKMDLERNDNNFDVARFRRSVVRNRQIRNNKVINSIQTTIDRIMDSHCLNLERNKAECQMAIDDARYQIKIAKSLGSQSTYQLRTSVDVLEVTLADLEERHRRLTRLPNSLNDIKTRAEAYISFAVSHLKPIDSSVEFEKKGSNIPNYFVLRLRESFDAKLPSDARNCLITGAVILTDGRLVLADTNNSNIKLFSSSFVFVNCINLLAPPFDVAETECNSIAVTFGKRNTIHFYEVNDKVPYEHTSVSTDQPCFGVTSGNDLLYVYCGNSWLNPACIKVYDYQQTLITKIFTDMFSKGEYLGYCPVSECLYVTSEELFTSQQLHCYPGDGDCKKLPGYTCRDMLGWTTGFIKGMVGIRSGIIMVIRNTRKSLGSLLSRSVIVFGEDRFIPNARLHTQLLLGADDAQFARIVVSNKQRTYLLVAQEAPFFMDKRNNQVKIFRISPR; from the coding sequence ATGGCACTAGCTACCTATAAAGAGGAAAATTTGTGTTGTCCTATATGTACGGAGGAGCTGAAGGAACCAAAGAGTTTGCCATGTTGTCATGGATTCTGTAAGGAATGTCTCCACTCGTATATTTTGTCAAAGACACCCGTGCACGAAAAACGTTTATCAGGATTTAAATGTCCTGTTTGTCGTACATTTACGGCGGCACCCAATCAGAAGTCCCCGCTCCACCAATGGGCGAATGATTTCCTGACAGATTTCAGATTTGTAAGCATGCTAGATACACTTCCAGATGACATTAGATCGCCAGACAGTGGCTCAATAAACTGTACTTGCAACCAGGGGCATCTTGCCATGTTCTGTCAAACACATATGCAGGAGATTTGTAAGACTTGTGCCAGCCATACGCACCGTAGATGCTTAGTCGTTTCTAAAAACATGGTAAAAACAGAGTTTGGTAAGGTCCTTAACAAACTTCATGTTTTGGTGCAGACTTTAGGAAAAGTGAAAATGGATCTAGAGAGAAATGACAATAATTTCGATGTAGCACGTTTCAGACGTTCTGTTGTGAGAAATCGCCAAATTAGGAACAACAAAGTCATAAATAGTATTCAGACTACGATCGACCGAATCATGGATAGTCATTGCTTAAACCTGGAAAGAAACAAGGCTGAGTGTCAAATGGCCATTGATGATGCACGCTACCAAATAAAGATAGCGAAGTCACTGGGAAGTCAATCGACATATCAGTTACGTACATCTGTTGATGTACTCGAGGTTACACTGGCGGATCTTGAAGAGCGACACCGACGCCTCACGAGGTTACCAAACTCCCTTAACGACATTAAAACACGAGCGGAGGCCTACATATCGTTCGCTGTCTCTCATTTGAAACCGATAGATTCTTCTGTTGAGTTTGAAAAAAAGGGAAGCAATATTCCGAACTATTTCGTTCTACGATTACGGGAATCTTTCGATGCCAAGCTCCCATCTGATGCCAGGAATTGTCTTATTACTGGAGCAGTCATACTCACAGACGGGCGGCTTGTGCTTGCAGATACCAACAACAGTaacatcaaattattttcatCCAGTTTTGTGTTTGTGAATTGTATTAACCTCCTTGCACCTCCCTTTGACGTGGCCGAAACAGAATGCAACAGTATAGCCGTAACGTTCGGGAAAAGAAACACTATCCATTTCTATGAGGTCAACGATAAAGTACCTTATGAACATACATCTGTTTCAACAGACCAGCCTTGTTTTGGTGTCACCTCGGGCAATGATTTGCTTTATGTGTATTGTGGAAACTCATGGCTCAATCCAGCGTGTATCAAAGTCTACGATTATCAACAGACTTTGATCACAAAGATTTTCACGGACATGTTTTCGAAAGGAGAATACTTGGGATACTGTCCGGTTTCCGAATGTTTGTACGTCACTTCAGAAGAACTGTTTACGTCTCAGCAGCTCCATTGCTACCCCGGCGATGGCGATTGCAAGAAGCTACCTGGTTATACCTGTCGGGATATGCTGGGTTGGACAACTGGCTTTATCAAAGGAATGGTCGGCATTAGGTCTGGCATCATAATGGTTATTCGAAATACTCGGAAATCTTTAGGGTCGTTGTTGTCGAGGTCAGTTATTGTTTTTGGAGAAGACAGATTTATTCCCAATGCTCGGCTTCACACACAACTTCTCTTGGGAGCAGACGATGCACAGTTTGCGCGAATAGTGGTGTCAAATAAACAGCGAACATATCTCCTCGTAGCCCAGGAAGCTCCGTTTTTCATGGACAAGAGAAACAACCAGGTGAAAATCTTCCGCATTTCCCCTCGTTAG